The following are encoded together in the Streptomyces flavofungini genome:
- the lepA gene encoding translation elongation factor 4 produces the protein MPATPKNVPAPSRTDPALIRNFCIIAHIDHGKSTLADRMLQLTGVVEQRQMRAQYLDRMDIERERGITIKSQAVRLPWAPTEGPDEGTTHILNMIDTPGHVDFTYEVSRSLAACEGTILLVDAAQGIEAQTLANLYLAMENDLKIVPVLNKIDLPAAQPEKFSEELANLIGCDPDDVLKVSAKTGLGVEALLDKVVAEVPPPVGVKDAPARAMIFDSVYDSYRGVVTYVRVVDGQLNKRERIRMMSTGATHELLEIGTNSPEMLAADGLGVGEVGYLITGVKDVRQSKVGDTITSLHKGATEPLGGYKDPKPMVFSGLYPLDGSDYPELRDALDKLQLNDAALVYEPETSAALGFGFRVGFLGLLHLDVIRERLEREFGLDLIATAPNVVYRVIMEDGTEHVVTNPSEFPEGKIDEVYEPVVRATILAPSEFIGSIMELCQNRRGTLLGMDYLSEDRVEIRYTLPLAEIVFDFFDQLKSKTRGYASLDYEPTGEQSAQLVKVDILLHGDKVDAFSAITHKDAAYAYGVRLVAKLRELIPRQAFEVPVQAAIGSRVIARETIRAIRKDVLAKCYGGDISRKRKLLEKQKEGKKRMKMVGSVEVPQEAFIAVLSSDEGSGKKK, from the coding sequence GTGCCCGCGACCCCTAAGAATGTGCCCGCGCCGAGCCGTACCGACCCGGCTCTGATCCGCAATTTCTGCATCATCGCGCACATCGACCACGGCAAGTCCACGCTCGCCGACCGCATGCTGCAGCTGACCGGCGTGGTCGAGCAGCGGCAGATGCGCGCCCAGTACCTCGACCGTATGGACATCGAGCGCGAGCGCGGCATCACGATCAAGTCCCAAGCCGTGCGTCTGCCCTGGGCCCCGACCGAGGGCCCCGACGAGGGCACGACGCACATCCTGAACATGATCGATACCCCGGGCCACGTGGACTTCACCTATGAAGTCTCCCGTTCGCTCGCGGCCTGCGAGGGCACGATCCTCCTGGTCGACGCGGCTCAGGGCATCGAGGCGCAGACCCTCGCCAACCTGTATCTGGCGATGGAGAACGACCTCAAGATCGTTCCGGTGCTCAACAAGATCGACCTGCCGGCGGCCCAGCCCGAGAAGTTCTCCGAGGAGCTCGCCAACCTCATCGGCTGCGACCCGGACGACGTGCTCAAGGTCTCCGCGAAGACCGGGCTCGGCGTGGAGGCGCTGCTCGACAAGGTCGTCGCCGAGGTCCCGCCGCCGGTCGGCGTCAAGGACGCGCCCGCCCGCGCGATGATCTTCGACTCGGTGTACGACTCGTACCGGGGCGTGGTCACGTACGTACGAGTCGTCGACGGCCAGCTCAACAAGCGTGAGCGGATCCGGATGATGTCGACGGGCGCGACCCACGAGCTCCTGGAGATCGGGACGAACTCGCCCGAGATGCTCGCCGCCGACGGGCTCGGCGTGGGCGAGGTGGGCTACCTCATCACCGGCGTGAAGGACGTCCGCCAGTCCAAGGTCGGTGACACGATCACCTCCCTGCACAAGGGCGCCACGGAGCCGCTCGGCGGCTACAAGGACCCCAAGCCCATGGTCTTCTCGGGGCTCTATCCGCTGGACGGCTCGGACTACCCGGAGCTGCGCGACGCCCTGGACAAGCTGCAGCTCAACGACGCCGCGCTGGTGTACGAGCCGGAGACCTCCGCCGCGCTCGGCTTCGGCTTCCGCGTCGGCTTCCTCGGCCTGCTGCACCTGGACGTGATCCGGGAGCGCCTGGAGCGCGAGTTCGGGCTCGACCTGATCGCCACCGCCCCCAACGTGGTCTACCGCGTGATCATGGAGGACGGCACCGAGCACGTCGTCACCAACCCGAGCGAGTTCCCCGAGGGCAAGATCGACGAGGTGTACGAGCCCGTCGTGCGGGCGACCATCCTCGCCCCGTCCGAGTTCATCGGCTCGATCATGGAGCTGTGCCAGAACCGGCGCGGCACCCTGCTCGGCATGGACTACCTGTCCGAGGACCGCGTCGAGATCCGGTACACCCTGCCGCTCGCGGAGATCGTCTTCGACTTCTTCGACCAGCTGAAGTCCAAGACGCGCGGGTACGCCTCGCTGGACTACGAGCCCACGGGCGAGCAGTCCGCGCAGCTCGTCAAGGTCGACATCCTGCTGCACGGCGACAAGGTCGACGCGTTCTCGGCGATCACGCACAAGGACGCGGCGTACGCGTACGGCGTGCGGCTCGTGGCCAAGCTGCGCGAGCTGATCCCGCGGCAGGCCTTCGAGGTGCCCGTGCAGGCGGCCATCGGCTCCCGGGTCATCGCCCGCGAGACCATCCGCGCCATCCGCAAGGACGTCCTCGCCAAGTGCTACGGCGGTGACATCTCGCGCAAGCGCAAGCTGCTCGAGAAGCAGAAGGAAGGCAAGAAGCGGATGAAGATGGTCGGCTCCGTGGAGGTCCCGCAGGAGGCCTTCATCGCGGTGCTGTCCAGCGACGAGGGCTCCGGCAAGAAGAAGTAG
- a CDS encoding response regulator — protein sequence MSTEAPTDNRASILLVDDMEDNLMALEAVLGSLNEPLVRARSGEEAMKALLRQRFAVILLDVRMPGMDGFETASNIKRLDQTKDVPIIFLTGTDNDAGYAFRGYATGAADYLTKPFDPWVLRAKVTVFLELHRKNQQLERMLAREQVQFDELSERLSAIERHMAASSLTDVLELRHHVAHMEELVREMRRGRAT from the coding sequence ATGAGCACAGAGGCGCCGACCGACAACCGCGCCAGCATCCTCCTGGTCGACGACATGGAGGACAACCTGATGGCCCTGGAGGCGGTCCTGGGCTCCCTCAACGAGCCGCTCGTACGGGCCCGTTCCGGGGAGGAGGCGATGAAGGCGCTGCTGCGGCAGCGGTTCGCCGTGATCCTCCTGGACGTGCGGATGCCGGGCATGGACGGCTTCGAGACCGCGTCCAACATCAAGCGCCTCGACCAGACGAAGGACGTGCCGATCATCTTCCTGACCGGCACGGACAACGACGCGGGCTACGCCTTCCGCGGCTACGCGACAGGCGCCGCGGACTACCTCACCAAGCCCTTCGACCCCTGGGTGCTGCGCGCCAAGGTCACCGTCTTCCTCGAACTGCACCGCAAGAACCAGCAATTGGAACGCATGCTGGCGCGCGAGCAGGTGCAGTTCGACGAACTGTCCGAACGGCTGTCCGCGATCGAGCGACATATGGCGGCGAGCAGCCTGACCGACGTGCTCGAACTGCGCCACCACGTGGCGCACATGGAGGAACTGGTACGGGAGATGCGGCGCGGGCGGGCCACCTGA
- a CDS encoding AMP-dependent synthetase/ligase: MSDTQTLIENRPPSVAHLFLERVAATPDAEAYRYPVPAASGEGPDDWRALSWAQAAERVFAIAAGLVELGLNPEDRVALASATRVEWILADLGILCAGAATTTVYPQTNAEESAFILGDSGSRVLIADNAEQLAKAREQRANLPELKHVVVFDADGVAPAADDPEGWVLTLADLETRGAAYLEKNPQAVKERIDAIRPDHLATIIYTSGTTGRPKGVRLPHDNWSYMAKAIAATGLLTPDDVQYLWLPLAHVFGKVLTSGQIELGHVTAVDGRVDKIIENLPVVQPTYMAAVPRIFEKVYNGVAAKARAGGGAKYKIFQWAAEVAREYAKTSQDNFRRTGVASVPFGLGAKHTVADKLVYGKLREAFGGRLRAAVSGSAALAPEIGYFFAGAGIHILEGYGLTETSAASFVNPGEAYRTGTVGKPLPGTEVRIADDGEILLRSPGVMEGYHGQPEKTAEVLESDGWFHTGDIGELSPDGYLRITDRKKDLIKTSGGKYIAPAEVEGQFKAVCPYVSNILVHGADRNFCTALIALDEPSLMGWAEENGLGGKSYAEVIAAPATVTLIEGYVKQLNDGLQRWQTVKKFRLLPRDLDVEHGELTPSLKLKRPVVEREYKELIEEMYAGSREA; this comes from the coding sequence GTGAGCGACACACAGACCTTGATCGAGAACCGTCCGCCGTCCGTGGCGCACCTCTTCCTGGAACGGGTCGCGGCCACACCCGACGCCGAGGCCTACCGCTATCCCGTCCCGGCGGCGTCGGGCGAGGGCCCCGACGACTGGCGGGCACTGAGCTGGGCTCAGGCCGCCGAGCGGGTCTTCGCCATCGCGGCCGGCCTCGTCGAACTGGGCCTGAACCCCGAGGACCGGGTGGCGCTGGCCTCCGCGACCCGCGTCGAGTGGATCCTCGCCGACCTGGGCATCCTGTGCGCCGGAGCGGCCACGACGACGGTGTATCCGCAGACCAACGCCGAGGAGTCCGCGTTCATCCTCGGTGACTCCGGCAGCCGCGTCCTGATCGCGGACAACGCCGAGCAGCTGGCGAAGGCGCGGGAGCAGCGGGCGAACCTGCCCGAGCTCAAGCACGTCGTGGTGTTCGACGCCGACGGCGTGGCACCTGCGGCGGACGACCCCGAGGGCTGGGTGCTCACGCTCGCCGACCTCGAAACCCGCGGTGCCGCCTACCTGGAGAAGAACCCCCAGGCGGTCAAGGAGCGGATCGACGCGATCAGGCCCGATCACCTCGCGACCATCATCTATACGTCGGGGACCACGGGCCGTCCGAAGGGCGTGCGGCTGCCGCACGACAACTGGTCGTACATGGCCAAGGCCATCGCGGCGACGGGGCTGCTCACGCCCGACGACGTGCAGTACCTGTGGCTGCCGCTCGCGCACGTCTTCGGCAAGGTGCTGACCAGCGGACAGATCGAGCTCGGACACGTCACGGCCGTCGACGGCCGCGTGGACAAGATCATCGAGAATCTGCCGGTGGTGCAGCCCACGTACATGGCCGCCGTGCCGCGCATCTTCGAGAAGGTCTACAACGGCGTCGCGGCCAAGGCGCGGGCCGGTGGCGGCGCGAAGTACAAGATCTTCCAGTGGGCGGCGGAGGTCGCCAGGGAGTACGCGAAGACCAGCCAGGACAACTTCCGCAGGACCGGGGTGGCCTCGGTGCCGTTCGGGCTCGGCGCCAAGCACACGGTCGCCGACAAGCTCGTCTACGGCAAGCTGCGGGAGGCCTTCGGCGGGCGGCTGCGGGCCGCGGTGTCCGGGTCGGCGGCGCTCGCGCCCGAGATCGGATACTTCTTCGCGGGCGCCGGCATCCACATCCTGGAGGGCTACGGCCTCACCGAGACCTCCGCCGCGTCCTTCGTGAACCCCGGTGAGGCCTACCGCACCGGCACCGTCGGCAAGCCGCTGCCCGGCACCGAGGTCCGGATCGCCGACGACGGCGAGATCCTGCTGCGCAGCCCCGGCGTGATGGAGGGCTACCACGGCCAGCCCGAGAAGACGGCCGAGGTCCTTGAGTCCGACGGCTGGTTCCACACCGGCGACATCGGGGAGCTGTCCCCCGACGGCTATCTGCGGATCACCGACCGCAAGAAGGACCTGATCAAGACCTCCGGCGGCAAGTACATCGCGCCCGCCGAGGTCGAGGGCCAGTTCAAGGCCGTGTGCCCGTACGTCTCCAACATCCTCGTGCACGGCGCCGACCGGAACTTCTGCACCGCGCTCATCGCCCTCGACGAGCCGTCCCTGATGGGCTGGGCCGAGGAGAACGGACTCGGCGGCAAGTCCTACGCCGAGGTGATCGCGGCCCCGGCGACGGTCACCCTCATCGAGGGCTATGTGAAGCAGCTCAACGACGGGCTGCAGCGCTGGCAGACCGTCAAGAAGTTCAGGCTGCTTCCCCGCGACCTCGACGTCGAGCACGGCGAGCTGACGCCCAGCCTGAAGCTCAAGCGGCCGGTCGTGGAGCGCGAGTACAAGGAGCTGATCGAGGAGATGTACGCGGGCTCGCGCGAGGCCTGA